A stretch of Microbacterium sp. 4R-513 DNA encodes these proteins:
- the nirB gene encoding nitrite reductase large subunit NirB, giving the protein MSSTAAPGAHVVVVGAGMVAHRFVDSLLSRGDESWRVTLLGEEPRHPYDRVGLTSFFAGASPDDLSLERSVLDDERVSFVAGDAVVRIDRSARRVTTASGRVVAYDHLVLATGSYAARLAVDGFGHDGCFVYRTLDDVERLRSYVESRSRELGRPLTGMVIGGGLLGLEAAGALQGLDVACTVVQSSDRLMSAQLDLPGGNALRRLIESRGITVKTESITTRLDADRSGRVVALEFRDGSYEAADVVVFTVGVRPRDELAREAALDVHPRGGVLIDAGCQTSDPAILAIGEVANFDGLCVGLVAPGYAMAEVAATRLLGGEASFPGYDLSTKLKLSGVDVASFGDAFAETPGALDVVYADPVAGVYKKLVLSDDAKTLLGGILVGDASAYGSLRPLVGGALGGDPAAYLMPEGGVASPTAELPDEALVCSCNSVTAGTIRHSVHEEGCTDVAGIKSCTKAGAACGSCVMMIKKIVGTELAKSGAAPSNALCEHFDMSRRQLFDAVRVSGLRTFSAVIDRFGVGRGCDICKPALASILATLTGTHVLDGENAALQDTNDHVMANLQKDGSYSVVPRIPGGEITPEGLLVIGQVAKDFNLYTKITGGQRIDLFGARLEQLPDIWKRLVDAGFESGHAYGKSLRTVKSCVGSTWCRYGVQDSVGMAVQLELRYRGLRSPHKLKLGVSGCARECAEARGKDVGVIATEAGWNMYVGGNGGFTPRHAVLLAEGLSDAELLTAIDRFLMYYIFTADRLQRTAPWFEDLEGGIEGLRAVIFEDSLGLCADLDAAMASHIGSYEDEWKATLEDPEKLRRFASFVNAPKTPDPSLAYTVERGQPRPATAEEREDARVLIAGTTLEVRR; this is encoded by the coding sequence ATGAGCTCCACCGCGGCACCCGGCGCGCACGTCGTCGTGGTGGGCGCGGGCATGGTGGCCCACCGCTTCGTCGACAGTCTGCTGAGCCGCGGAGACGAGTCCTGGCGGGTCACGCTTCTCGGCGAGGAGCCGCGGCATCCGTACGACCGCGTGGGGCTCACGAGCTTCTTCGCCGGCGCCTCGCCCGACGACCTGAGCCTCGAGCGGAGCGTGCTCGACGACGAGCGCGTCTCGTTCGTGGCCGGCGACGCCGTCGTGCGCATCGACCGGAGCGCCCGCCGGGTGACGACGGCGAGCGGGCGCGTCGTCGCCTACGACCACCTCGTGCTCGCGACGGGCTCCTATGCTGCTCGCCTCGCGGTGGACGGCTTCGGGCACGACGGATGCTTCGTCTACCGCACCCTCGACGACGTCGAGCGCCTGCGGTCCTACGTCGAGTCCCGCTCGCGCGAGCTCGGCCGGCCGCTCACGGGCATGGTCATCGGGGGCGGGCTCCTGGGCCTCGAGGCAGCCGGCGCCCTTCAGGGCCTCGACGTCGCGTGCACCGTCGTGCAGTCGTCGGACCGGCTCATGTCCGCGCAGCTCGACCTCCCCGGCGGCAATGCGCTCCGCCGCCTCATCGAGTCCCGCGGCATCACGGTGAAGACGGAGTCCATCACGACGCGCCTCGACGCCGATCGCTCCGGCAGGGTCGTCGCGCTCGAGTTCCGCGACGGCTCGTACGAGGCTGCCGACGTCGTCGTGTTCACCGTCGGCGTGCGCCCCCGCGACGAGCTCGCCCGCGAGGCGGCGCTCGACGTCCACCCCCGCGGCGGCGTGCTCATCGACGCCGGATGCCAGACCTCGGACCCCGCGATCCTCGCGATAGGCGAGGTCGCGAACTTCGACGGCCTGTGCGTCGGGCTCGTCGCGCCCGGCTACGCGATGGCGGAGGTCGCCGCGACGAGGCTGCTCGGGGGCGAGGCATCCTTCCCCGGCTACGACCTCTCGACGAAGCTCAAGCTCTCGGGAGTCGACGTGGCGAGCTTCGGCGACGCTTTCGCCGAGACGCCGGGTGCACTGGATGTCGTGTATGCCGACCCCGTGGCCGGCGTCTACAAGAAGCTCGTGCTCTCGGACGACGCGAAGACGCTCCTCGGCGGCATCCTCGTGGGCGACGCGTCGGCGTACGGATCCCTGCGGCCGCTCGTCGGCGGCGCGCTGGGGGGCGACCCGGCCGCGTACCTCATGCCCGAGGGCGGCGTCGCTTCGCCGACCGCCGAGCTCCCCGACGAGGCGCTCGTGTGCTCGTGCAACAGCGTGACCGCCGGCACGATCCGCCACTCCGTCCACGAGGAGGGCTGCACGGATGTCGCGGGCATCAAGTCGTGCACGAAGGCCGGAGCGGCGTGCGGGTCGTGCGTCATGATGATCAAGAAGATCGTCGGGACCGAGCTCGCGAAGTCCGGGGCGGCGCCCAGCAACGCGCTGTGCGAGCACTTCGACATGTCGCGGCGGCAGCTCTTCGACGCGGTCCGCGTCTCGGGCCTTCGCACCTTCAGCGCCGTCATCGACCGGTTCGGCGTCGGCCGGGGCTGCGACATCTGCAAGCCCGCGCTCGCGAGCATCCTCGCGACGCTCACCGGCACGCATGTGCTCGACGGCGAGAACGCGGCCCTGCAGGACACCAACGACCATGTCATGGCCAACCTGCAGAAGGACGGCAGCTACTCCGTCGTGCCGCGCATCCCCGGCGGGGAGATCACTCCCGAGGGGCTCCTCGTCATCGGCCAGGTCGCGAAGGACTTCAACCTCTACACGAAGATCACGGGCGGCCAGCGGATCGACCTGTTCGGGGCGCGCCTCGAGCAGCTGCCCGACATCTGGAAGCGCCTCGTCGACGCGGGGTTCGAGTCGGGCCATGCCTATGGCAAGTCGCTCCGGACCGTGAAATCGTGCGTCGGCTCGACGTGGTGCCGCTACGGCGTGCAGGACTCCGTCGGCATGGCCGTCCAGCTCGAACTGCGCTACCGCGGGCTGCGGTCGCCGCACAAGCTCAAGCTCGGCGTCTCGGGCTGCGCGCGCGAGTGCGCCGAGGCGCGCGGCAAGGACGTCGGCGTCATCGCGACCGAGGCCGGGTGGAACATGTACGTCGGCGGCAACGGCGGGTTCACGCCGCGCCATGCCGTGCTGCTCGCCGAAGGGCTGAGCGACGCCGAGCTGCTCACCGCGATCGACCGGTTCCTGATGTACTACATCTTCACGGCCGATCGCCTGCAGCGCACGGCGCCATGGTTCGAAGACCTCGAGGGCGGGATCGAGGGTCTGCGCGCCGTCATCTTCGAGGACAGCCTGGGCCTGTGCGCCGACCTCGATGCGGCGATGGCCTCCCACATCGGCTCGTACGAGGACGAGTGGAAGGCGACGCTCGAAGACCCCGAGAAGCTCCGCCGCTTCGCCTCTTTCGTGAACGCGCCGAAGACCCCCGACCCTTCGCTCGCCTACACGGTCGAGCGCGGCCAGCCTCGACCCGCGACCGCTGAGGAGCGCGAGGACGCGCGCGTGCTCATCGCGGGAACGACGCTGGAGGTCCGGCGATGA
- the treZ gene encoding malto-oligosyltrehalose trehalohydrolase: MVIEVWAPRAHRVRLRRGSGGEDVELQRQEGGWWRADVELFDGDEYGFVLDDSDAVRPDPRSRRQPRGVHDLSAYFDPSAFEWTDASWTGRQLAGGLIYELHLGTFTPEGTLDGAIGKLDHLVELGVTHVELLPVNGFNGVWNWGYDGVLWNTVHEAYGGPAAYQRFVDAAHAAGLAVLQDVVHNHLGPSGNYLPEFGPYLRQASRNTWGLSVNLDEPAVRRHILDSALMWMRDYHVDGLRLDAVHALKDDSPVHILQELAEASDALSAHVRRPLTLVAESDLNDPKLILPREAGGYGLTAQWSDDWHHSVHVALTGETTGYYEDFAALDALPKTWSQGFFHDGTYSSFRGRDHGHPVPHQVPAWRLVTFAQDHDQIGNRATGDRLSATLSFERLAVAAVLTLTAPGTPMLFMGEEWGASTPWQFFTSHPEPELGEATAKGRIEEFSRMGWDPATVPDPQNPATFERSKLRWDEASDGDHARLLALYRSIARLRRERPELTDPSFASLGAEAVDVTGGRVFRLRRGGLLVLVNLGAEPVRFEGTGEILLATDAATAVVDGALVLPRDSAAVVEAPAVG, encoded by the coding sequence ATCGTGATCGAAGTCTGGGCCCCTCGAGCGCATCGCGTGCGGCTCCGCCGCGGAAGCGGGGGAGAGGATGTCGAGCTCCAGCGTCAGGAAGGCGGCTGGTGGCGCGCCGACGTCGAGCTCTTCGACGGCGACGAGTACGGCTTCGTGCTCGACGACTCCGACGCCGTCCGGCCCGACCCGCGCTCACGTCGCCAGCCGCGCGGCGTGCACGACCTGTCTGCGTACTTCGACCCCTCGGCGTTCGAGTGGACGGATGCCTCGTGGACCGGGCGCCAGCTCGCCGGGGGACTGATCTACGAGCTGCACCTCGGCACGTTCACGCCCGAGGGGACCCTCGATGGGGCGATCGGCAAACTCGATCATCTCGTCGAGCTCGGCGTCACCCACGTCGAGCTGCTCCCGGTCAACGGCTTCAACGGGGTGTGGAACTGGGGCTACGACGGCGTGCTCTGGAACACCGTCCATGAGGCGTACGGTGGTCCGGCCGCCTATCAGCGCTTCGTGGATGCCGCGCACGCCGCCGGGCTCGCCGTGTTGCAGGACGTCGTGCACAACCACCTCGGCCCGAGCGGCAACTACCTGCCCGAGTTCGGGCCGTATCTGCGCCAGGCGAGCCGCAACACGTGGGGATTGAGCGTCAACCTCGATGAGCCGGCCGTCCGGCGCCACATCCTCGACAGCGCGCTCATGTGGATGCGGGACTACCACGTCGACGGTCTGCGGCTCGACGCCGTCCACGCCCTGAAGGACGACTCGCCGGTGCACATCCTGCAGGAGCTCGCCGAGGCATCCGACGCCCTCTCCGCCCATGTCCGGCGTCCGCTCACGCTCGTGGCTGAGTCGGATCTGAACGACCCGAAGCTGATCCTGCCGCGCGAGGCGGGCGGGTACGGGCTGACCGCGCAGTGGAGCGACGACTGGCATCACTCGGTCCACGTGGCCCTGACCGGCGAGACGACCGGCTACTACGAGGACTTCGCCGCCCTCGACGCGCTGCCGAAGACCTGGTCGCAGGGGTTCTTCCACGACGGCACGTATTCGTCGTTCCGGGGTCGAGACCATGGCCACCCGGTCCCGCACCAGGTGCCCGCATGGCGTCTCGTGACCTTCGCGCAGGACCACGACCAGATCGGCAACCGCGCCACGGGCGACCGGCTGAGCGCCACGCTGTCGTTCGAGCGGCTCGCCGTCGCCGCCGTGCTGACGCTCACGGCACCCGGCACGCCGATGCTCTTCATGGGCGAGGAGTGGGGCGCCTCGACGCCCTGGCAGTTCTTCACCTCCCACCCCGAGCCAGAGCTGGGCGAGGCCACCGCGAAGGGCCGCATCGAGGAGTTCTCCCGCATGGGGTGGGATCCGGCGACCGTGCCCGACCCGCAGAACCCCGCGACGTTCGAGCGCTCGAAGCTCCGGTGGGACGAGGCATCCGACGGCGACCACGCGCGGCTGCTCGCGCTCTACCGCTCGATCGCCCGGCTCCGTCGGGAGCGCCCCGAGCTGACGGATCCGTCGTTCGCCTCGCTGGGTGCGGAGGCGGTGGACGTGACCGGCGGGCGGGTCTTCCGCCTGCGACGCGGTGGCCTGCTCGTGCTGGTCAACCTCGGCGCCGAGCCCGTGAGGTTCGAGGGAACGGGCGAGATCCTGCTGGCGACGGATGCCGCCACCGCTGTCGTCGACGGAGCGCTCGTCCTTCCGCGCGACAGTGCCGCGGTTGTGGAGGCTCCTGCGGTGGGCTGA
- the pyk gene encoding pyruvate kinase: MRRVKIVATLGPATADYETVEELVRAGLDVARLNLNHGDHGLHEASYANVRRASESTGRAVGVMVDLQGPKVRLARVADGPQLLEPGDVLTITTDDVPGSRELVSTTYAALPEIVSEGDTIFVDDGRVRLRVLASDGTRVRTEVVVGGRISDNQGMNLPDIAVDVPALTAKDEADLRWALNLGADLVAIPFVRGPKDVQRAQVIMAEEGRRIPIIAKIERPEAVEHLQEIIDAFDAVMVARGDLGLELPLESVPIVQKHAIELARRWAKPVIVATQMLESMIDNPVPTRAETSDVANAVIDGADALMLSGETSVGTHPVTVVETMARIIQSTEEHGLERIPRLGTKPRTQGGAMTLAASSIADFVGAKYVCVFSQSGDSARRMSRLRDRVPIIAFTDLASTRSRNALLWGVDTFLVERADTTDALMSVLDDTLLSEGLASKGERVVVTAGAPPGIAGSTNNVRVHIVGTGGTEVLS; the protein is encoded by the coding sequence ATGCGTCGCGTGAAGATCGTCGCCACCCTCGGTCCCGCCACGGCCGACTATGAGACCGTCGAAGAGCTCGTCCGGGCGGGGCTCGACGTCGCGCGCCTGAACCTGAACCACGGCGACCACGGCCTCCACGAGGCGTCGTATGCGAACGTCCGTCGTGCGAGCGAGTCGACCGGACGAGCAGTCGGTGTCATGGTCGATCTGCAGGGCCCGAAGGTGCGGCTCGCCCGCGTCGCGGACGGCCCGCAGCTGCTCGAACCCGGCGACGTCCTCACGATCACGACGGACGACGTGCCGGGATCGAGGGAACTGGTCTCCACGACGTACGCGGCGCTCCCCGAGATCGTGTCCGAGGGCGACACGATCTTCGTCGACGACGGCCGGGTGCGGCTGCGCGTCCTCGCGAGCGACGGCACCCGCGTGCGCACCGAGGTGGTCGTGGGCGGCCGCATCTCGGACAACCAGGGCATGAACCTGCCCGACATCGCGGTGGACGTCCCGGCTCTCACTGCCAAGGACGAAGCCGACCTCCGCTGGGCTCTGAACCTCGGCGCGGACCTGGTCGCGATCCCCTTCGTGCGCGGCCCGAAGGACGTGCAGCGCGCTCAGGTCATCATGGCCGAGGAGGGCCGCCGCATCCCGATCATCGCGAAGATCGAGCGACCCGAGGCGGTCGAGCATCTGCAGGAGATCATCGACGCCTTCGACGCCGTCATGGTGGCGCGCGGCGACCTGGGCCTCGAGCTCCCGCTCGAGTCCGTGCCGATCGTGCAGAAGCACGCCATCGAGCTCGCCCGACGGTGGGCGAAGCCCGTGATCGTGGCGACGCAGATGCTCGAGTCAATGATCGACAATCCGGTGCCCACGCGGGCTGAGACGAGTGACGTCGCCAACGCCGTCATCGACGGCGCCGACGCCTTGATGCTCTCGGGCGAGACGAGCGTCGGGACGCATCCCGTCACCGTGGTCGAGACGATGGCCCGCATCATCCAGTCGACCGAGGAGCACGGCCTCGAGCGCATCCCTCGCCTCGGCACCAAGCCGCGCACGCAGGGCGGCGCCATGACGCTGGCGGCGTCGAGCATCGCCGACTTCGTCGGCGCCAAGTACGTGTGCGTCTTCAGCCAGTCCGGTGATTCGGCCAGACGGATGTCGCGGCTCCGCGACCGCGTGCCGATCATCGCGTTCACCGACCTGGCGTCGACCCGCTCGCGCAACGCGCTCCTGTGGGGCGTCGACACGTTCCTCGTCGAGCGCGCCGACACCACAGACGCCCTCATGTCGGTGCTCGACGACACGCTCCTGTCCGAGGGCCTCGCCAGCAAGGGGGAGCGGGTCGTCGTCACGGCGGGCGCGCCTCCGGGGATCGCCGGATCGACGAACAACGTCCGCGTGCACATCGTCGGCACGGGCGGCACGGAGGTGCTGTCCTGA
- the treY gene encoding malto-oligosyltrehalose synthase — MHPSSTYRLQIRKAFDLDAAAEVTSYLRDLGVGWAYLSPLLEATEGSDHGYDVVDPTRVDPARGGPEGLDRFVRAAREAGLGILVDIVPNHMGISDPAANPWWWDVLLRGRDSRYAEAFDIDWEYGDGRVRVPILGSDIDEVLEAGELTADPQPGPKTPHGALRYFDHVLPLAEGTTPDGPTTDASALRGILSRQHWELTFWRREAAELNYRRFFAVTTLAGVRVEVPWVFDETHAEILRWVHEGLVDGLRVDHPDGLRDPGGYLDRLAEATDGTYVLVEKILEHSGTDHPEALPAWWETDGTTGYDAMAEIDRVLIDPAGEQALDDLDARLRAESGLTPPVPYADVIHGTKRMIADTIQQSEIRRLVRCLPEPVERADDALGELLACFPVYRSYLPAGRENLDAAAAEASTRRPDLADAIDRLVALLADPSLEVAQRFQQTTGPVMAKGVEDTAFYRQTRLGTLTEVGGDPGVFSLSTDGLHRAFAGRQAGWPRSMTSLSTHDTKRGEDVRARLSVLSEVPDRWSEALGRLRGIASTGHGPFDSLLWQAIVGAWPATPERLHAYAEKAAREAAEATGWWDPDPTFEERMHDLVDAAFGRAVGMVNDLVREIRPFGWSNSLSAKLLQLAGPGVPDVYQGSELWETSLVDPDNRRAVDFAARQAMLAELDAGVPLGELPPVDKTGAAKLLVTSRALRLRRDRPDLFTRYTPMTVVGEASAHAIAYDRGGAVAIATRLPVGLDRREGWGDTALLRHSGPTVDVITGRRFEASVVPLAELLSHYPVALLALEEES; from the coding sequence ATGCATCCTTCGTCGACGTACCGCCTGCAGATCCGGAAGGCATTCGACCTGGATGCCGCGGCCGAGGTGACGAGCTATCTCCGCGACCTCGGCGTCGGCTGGGCATACCTCTCGCCGCTCCTGGAGGCGACCGAGGGCTCAGACCACGGCTACGACGTCGTCGATCCGACCCGCGTCGACCCCGCCCGCGGCGGCCCCGAAGGCCTCGACCGGTTCGTCCGCGCCGCGCGCGAAGCCGGGCTCGGCATCCTCGTCGACATCGTCCCCAACCACATGGGCATCTCCGACCCGGCGGCGAATCCGTGGTGGTGGGACGTCCTCCTCCGCGGGCGGGACTCCCGCTACGCCGAGGCCTTCGATATCGACTGGGAGTACGGCGACGGCCGCGTCCGCGTGCCGATCCTCGGCTCCGACATCGACGAGGTGCTCGAGGCGGGGGAGCTGACCGCTGATCCGCAGCCCGGTCCGAAGACCCCGCACGGCGCGCTGCGCTATTTCGACCACGTGCTGCCGCTGGCCGAGGGGACGACTCCCGATGGCCCGACGACGGATGCCTCGGCCCTCCGCGGCATCCTCTCCCGCCAGCACTGGGAGCTCACGTTCTGGCGACGCGAGGCCGCCGAACTGAACTACCGGCGCTTCTTCGCGGTGACGACGCTCGCCGGCGTGCGGGTCGAGGTGCCGTGGGTCTTCGACGAGACCCACGCCGAGATCCTGCGGTGGGTGCACGAGGGGCTCGTCGACGGGCTGCGGGTCGATCACCCCGACGGGCTGCGCGACCCGGGCGGATACCTCGACCGCCTCGCCGAAGCGACCGACGGCACCTACGTGCTCGTAGAGAAGATCCTCGAGCACAGCGGCACCGATCACCCCGAGGCGCTGCCCGCCTGGTGGGAGACCGACGGCACGACCGGGTACGACGCGATGGCCGAGATCGACCGGGTGCTCATCGACCCGGCGGGGGAGCAGGCGCTCGACGACCTCGACGCGCGACTGCGCGCCGAGAGCGGCCTCACTCCGCCGGTCCCGTACGCCGACGTGATCCACGGCACGAAGCGCATGATCGCCGACACGATCCAGCAGTCCGAGATCCGCCGTCTCGTCCGCTGCCTCCCCGAGCCGGTCGAGCGGGCTGACGACGCGCTCGGCGAGCTCCTCGCCTGCTTCCCGGTCTACCGCTCCTACCTCCCTGCGGGGCGGGAGAATCTCGACGCGGCGGCGGCAGAGGCATCCACTCGCCGTCCGGACCTCGCCGACGCGATCGACCGGCTCGTCGCGCTCCTCGCCGACCCGTCGCTCGAGGTCGCCCAGCGCTTCCAGCAGACCACCGGGCCCGTCATGGCGAAGGGCGTCGAAGACACGGCGTTCTACCGGCAGACGCGACTCGGCACGCTGACTGAGGTCGGCGGCGATCCCGGCGTGTTCTCGCTCTCGACCGATGGCCTGCACCGCGCGTTCGCCGGGCGTCAGGCCGGCTGGCCGCGCAGCATGACGTCGCTGTCGACGCACGACACCAAGCGGGGCGAAGACGTCCGCGCGCGGCTCTCGGTGCTCTCCGAGGTGCCGGACCGGTGGTCGGAGGCGCTCGGACGACTCCGCGGCATCGCGTCGACCGGTCACGGCCCGTTTGACAGCCTCCTCTGGCAGGCGATCGTCGGTGCGTGGCCCGCGACGCCCGAACGGCTGCACGCGTACGCCGAGAAGGCCGCTCGCGAGGCGGCCGAGGCCACGGGGTGGTGGGATCCGGATCCCACGTTCGAGGAGCGCATGCACGACCTCGTCGACGCGGCGTTCGGCCGTGCCGTCGGAATGGTCAACGACCTCGTGCGCGAGATCCGGCCCTTCGGATGGTCGAACTCGCTCAGCGCGAAGCTGCTGCAGCTCGCCGGACCGGGCGTGCCCGACGTGTATCAGGGCTCCGAGCTCTGGGAGACGTCGCTCGTCGACCCCGACAACCGCCGGGCCGTCGACTTCGCCGCCCGCCAGGCGATGCTCGCGGAGCTCGACGCCGGGGTGCCGCTCGGCGAGCTCCCTCCCGTCGACAAGACCGGTGCGGCCAAGCTGCTCGTGACGTCACGGGCCTTGCGCCTGCGGCGCGACCGTCCCGACCTCTTCACGCGGTACACGCCGATGACGGTCGTGGGAGAGGCGTCCGCGCACGCGATCGCCTATGACCGCGGAGGAGCGGTCGCGATCGCGACCCGCCTTCCCGTCGGCCTCGACCGCCGTGAGGGATGGGGCGACACGGCGCTCCTCCGCCATTCGGGCCCGACGGTCGACGTCATCACCGGACGCCGGTTCGAGGCATCCGTCGTCCCCCTCGCCGAACTGCTGTCGCACTATCCCGTGGCGCTTCTGGCACTCGAGGAGGAATCGTGA
- the glgX gene encoding glycogen debranching protein GlgX, translating into MQAWPGSAYPLGATYDGNGTNFALFSEGAERVELCLFGDRGKETRVDLIDVDAFVWHTYLPNIGPGQRYGYRVHGPFDPKSGQRFNPNKLLLDPYAKAVEGQVQWNQSVFGYNFGKPDSRNDDDSASSMMKGVVVNPFFDWGGDRLPKTPYSETFIYEAHVKGLTKLHPAIPEEIRGTYSAIAHPAIIEHLKKLGVTAIELMPVHQFVNDSTLQEKGLSNYWGYNTIAFLAPQNTYSGTGDRGQQVQEFKGMVRALHTAGIEVILDVVYNHTAEGNHMGPTLSMRGIDNAAYYRLEDKDKRYYTDYTGTGNSLNVGNPHALQLIMDSLRYWVLEMHVDGFRFDLAATLAREFYDVDRLATFFELVQQDPVVSQVKLIAEPWDIGPGGYQVGNFPPQWTEWNGKYRDTVRDFWRGEPATLGEFASRLTGSADLYEHSGRRPVASVNFVTAHDGFTLRDLVSYNEKHNEANGEDNNDGESHNRSYNNGAEGPTDDPEILTLRARQQRNFIATLMLSQGVPMLLHGDELGRTQQGNNNGYAQDNEITWLNWETADQPLIEFAAALAKIRHDHPTFRRQRFFNGRPIRREAGAPVPDIVWGRPDGSQMQPEDWESGFGRAISVFLNGKGIRERDRRGQPITDSHFIVLLNAGDDPVDFHIPEVDFSPTWDLIVDTAGEQAGFDPLPPGAVITVQPKALMLLREHIAPEIETDHSVAASVAATVAAATADEVPGAAPRLEVKR; encoded by the coding sequence GTGCAGGCTTGGCCCGGTTCCGCATATCCGCTCGGCGCGACGTACGACGGCAACGGCACGAACTTCGCTCTCTTCAGTGAGGGTGCGGAGCGTGTCGAACTCTGTCTGTTCGGTGATCGCGGGAAGGAGACCCGCGTCGACCTGATCGACGTCGACGCCTTCGTGTGGCACACGTATCTGCCCAACATCGGCCCGGGACAGCGCTACGGCTACCGCGTGCACGGCCCCTTCGACCCGAAGTCCGGACAGCGCTTCAATCCGAACAAGCTGCTGCTCGACCCGTACGCGAAGGCCGTCGAGGGTCAGGTGCAGTGGAACCAGTCGGTCTTCGGCTACAACTTCGGCAAGCCCGACTCGCGCAACGACGACGACTCGGCCTCGTCGATGATGAAGGGCGTCGTCGTGAACCCCTTCTTCGACTGGGGCGGCGACCGCCTGCCGAAGACGCCCTACTCCGAGACCTTCATCTACGAGGCGCACGTCAAGGGGCTCACGAAGCTCCACCCCGCCATCCCCGAGGAGATCCGCGGAACGTACAGCGCGATCGCGCACCCCGCGATCATCGAGCACCTCAAGAAGCTCGGTGTCACGGCGATCGAGCTCATGCCCGTGCACCAGTTCGTCAACGACTCGACGCTGCAGGAGAAGGGCCTCTCGAACTACTGGGGCTACAACACCATCGCCTTCCTCGCGCCGCAGAACACGTACTCCGGCACGGGTGACCGCGGCCAGCAGGTGCAGGAGTTCAAGGGCATGGTCCGGGCCCTCCATACGGCCGGCATAGAGGTGATCCTCGACGTGGTCTACAACCACACGGCGGAGGGCAACCACATGGGGCCGACCCTCTCGATGCGGGGCATCGACAACGCCGCCTACTACCGCCTCGAAGACAAGGACAAGCGGTACTACACCGACTACACCGGTACGGGGAACAGCCTCAACGTCGGCAACCCGCACGCCCTGCAGCTCATCATGGACTCGCTGCGCTACTGGGTGCTCGAGATGCACGTGGACGGCTTCCGCTTCGACCTCGCCGCGACGCTCGCGCGCGAGTTCTACGACGTCGACCGCCTGGCGACCTTCTTCGAGCTCGTGCAGCAGGATCCGGTGGTCTCGCAGGTCAAGCTCATCGCCGAGCCGTGGGACATCGGTCCCGGCGGCTACCAGGTCGGCAACTTCCCCCCGCAGTGGACCGAGTGGAACGGCAAGTACCGCGACACCGTCCGCGACTTCTGGCGGGGCGAGCCCGCCACGCTCGGCGAGTTCGCCTCACGGCTCACCGGATCGGCCGACCTGTACGAGCACTCGGGTCGCCGGCCCGTGGCATCCGTCAACTTCGTCACCGCGCATGACGGCTTCACGCTGCGCGACCTCGTGTCGTACAACGAGAAGCACAACGAGGCCAACGGCGAAGACAACAACGACGGCGAATCGCACAACCGCTCGTACAACAACGGTGCCGAGGGGCCGACGGACGACCCCGAGATCCTGACCCTCCGGGCCCGCCAGCAGCGCAACTTCATCGCGACGCTCATGCTGTCGCAGGGCGTGCCGATGCTCCTGCACGGCGACGAGCTCGGGCGCACGCAGCAGGGCAACAACAACGGCTACGCGCAGGACAACGAGATCACGTGGCTGAACTGGGAGACGGCGGATCAGCCGCTGATCGAGTTCGCCGCCGCACTCGCGAAGATCCGGCACGATCACCCGACCTTCCGCCGTCAGCGATTCTTCAACGGTCGTCCGATCCGCCGCGAGGCCGGTGCGCCGGTGCCCGACATCGTGTGGGGCCGCCCCGACGGGTCGCAGATGCAGCCCGAGGACTGGGAGTCGGGCTTCGGACGGGCGATCAGCGTGTTCCTCAACGGCAAGGGGATCCGCGAGCGCGATCGCCGGGGCCAGCCGATCACCGACTCCCACTTCATCGTGCTCCTCAACGCCGGCGACGATCCCGTCGACTTCCACATCCCCGAGGTGGACTTCAGTCCCACGTGGGACCTCATCGTCGATACGGCGGGCGAGCAGGCCGGCTTCGACCCCCTCCCGCCCGGAGCGGTGATCACCGTGCAGCCGAAGGCGCTCATGCTGCTGCGGGAGCACATCGCGCCCGAGATCGAGACCGACCACTCTGTGGCGGCATCCGTCGCGGCCACGGTCGCGGCAGCCACCGCTGACGAAGTGCCGGGTGCGGCGCCGAGGCTCGAGGTCAAGAGGTAG